Proteins from a genomic interval of Piscinibacter sp. HJYY11:
- a CDS encoding ArsC family reductase, translated as MTSITLYGIPNCDTVKKARAWLSGQGVDVAFHDFKKQGVPEARLSRWLQAVGWEKLVNRQGTTWRKLDEGEKTAVTDAASARALMLRQPSVIKRPVVEWGDGEVTVGFSEALFAGHVR; from the coding sequence ATGACCTCCATCACGCTCTACGGCATCCCCAACTGCGATACCGTCAAGAAGGCGCGCGCTTGGCTTTCCGGGCAAGGCGTCGACGTGGCCTTTCACGACTTCAAGAAACAAGGCGTGCCCGAGGCCCGGCTCTCGCGCTGGTTGCAGGCCGTCGGCTGGGAGAAGCTCGTCAACCGCCAGGGCACGACCTGGCGCAAGCTCGACGAGGGCGAGAAGACCGCGGTGACCGATGCCGCCTCGGCCCGTGCGCTGATGCTGCGCCAGCCGAGCGTGATCAAGCGGCCCGTGGTCGAGTGGGGCGACGGCGAGGTGACCGTCGGGTTCTCCGAAGCGCTCTTCGCCGGCCACGTGCGCTGA